GACCCGGCGCACCGGGTGGTCTTCATGGGGTACGAGACCGACTTCGTCGACCTCATCCGCGATGCGGGGTTCGACTACCGCGCGTGCGAACCGGCATGGACTCGTGCGGAACGCGATCAGGCGATCGCGTTCGACCAGGGGCGGTCGTTCCGCAGCCCGTTCACGCCGGCGCTCGTCGGGGCGCGGGTCGAGCTCGAGCGCCGGCTGATCCGCGAGCTCGATGCTGCCGCCGTCGTGACCGGATCGAACCTCACTTCGTTCATCTCCGCCCGAGCCGAGGGCGTGCCGCTGTTCTATCCGGTGCCGTTTCCGCTCACGCGTCCGCAGGTAGCGCAGGCGAAGCACCTCGCTCTGGTCGGCGGTCGCGGATGGATCGCGCGCGCGGCCGACCGAGTCGCGACCTCGGTCTTCCGGTGGATCTACAACTCGGCGCCCCTCGCGCCCCGCGCCTTCACGAGCGTCGCGAAGGCGAACGGCGTTCCTCCGCTGCGCACCGTCTCCGACCTGCTCACTGCCGATCGCAACCTCGTCACCGAGATGCCGTGGGAGATGGACGGATTCGAACTCCCCGACGGGTTCGAGCTCGTCGGGCCGATCTTCGCCCATCTCGAGTCGCCGATGCCCGACCTCGTCGCCGAGCTCGCTGACGCGCCAGAGCCGCTCGTCTACCTCGGCCTCGGCTCATCTGCCGACCGGAAGCTGGCGCTCGATGCGGCGCGCGCCCTCGGGACGCTGCCGATCAATGTCGTCGCGCCCATCCGGCACTATCTCGAACCTGGCGATGCGGTGCCGTCGAACGTCCACGTCACTCAGTTGCTTCCGGCGCATCGCCTCGGCGGGCTGGTCGACGCGGCGGTGCTCCACGGCGGCCAGGGCACCGTGCAGACCGCCTGTGCCACGGGCGTGCCGTTCGTCGGCATGGGGCTCCAGCCCGAGCAGACCTGGCATGTGCGCGCCTGCGAACGCAGGGGCAACGCGATCGCCGTGTCTCCGAAGCATGTTGCCCGACCCGAGTTCCTCGCCGCGGTGCGTCGTGTGCTCGACGACCCGGGAATCCGGGCCGCGGCCGACGACGTGCGCGAGGCGTATCGCGGCGCCGACGGGGCGGCCGCCTCGGCCCGCCTGATCGAGCGCGCCGTCGCCCTGAAAGGGTGAGCACGGCGCCCGACTCGAACGGGCGATGGGGAGTGCTGCCCATTCTCCCGGCCCCACCCCGCGTGGTGTGATCGGCGTGCGCGCAAGGGGCGCAGCAGACGCCGGCGCCGTTCCGGTGCCCGAGATTGGGGAAGTACGCATATGAAGAAGCTCAGAAGAGGAATTGCCGGAGGCGCAGTGGCGCTCGCGATCGCAGGGCTCTGCGCCATCGCGCCGGCGACCGCGGCGACCGCGTACAGCGGAACGTCCGGCAAGGGCTGCACGGCCTACCAGTACTCGCGCGGCGGATACGCCACGTGCGTCGGGCAGATCCAGCGGATGCTGAACGGCGTGCAGTCGGCGTACAGCCTCGGCAGCGCCCTCGCCGTCGACAACTCGTTCGGTCCCGCCACCGAGTCGCAGGTGCGCAAGTTCCAGAGCTGGGTGCACATCACCTCCGACGGCATCGTCGGCCGCAACACGTGGAACACGCTCTGCTCGTACGCCGGCCAGGTCAACTTCGCCTACGCGAGTTCGAGCGCGGCGAAGCGCACGGCGTGGCAGGCCGCGTACGACGCCGGATGCTACGTCGAGAAGCCGGCGTCGGGGTCCCCTGGCTACGTCACGATCTCGAAGTACTGATCGTGGATGGAGGGCCGGATGCCGTGGGGCATCCGGCCCTCCATCGTCGCGCCGCCGTGTCGGGAGAGGCAGGTGAATACGGGCCCGATCGAATCGAACTGCGATAGTCGGGTGTGAGCCGGGGCCGATCAGCAGGCTTGATGTCGAAGGAGGCGATCGTGATCGCAGTGCTGAACCGAGTGGTCGATCTCGTCGAGGAGCACCTCACCGAGGAGATCGACGTCGCCGGTCTGACGGCCGAGCTCGGCACCACCGAATATCACGTTCGGCGGATGTTCTCGTCACTGGCCGGCATGCCGTTGTCGGAGTACATCCGGCGACGGCGCATGACGGTCGCCGCGGCCGATGTTCTCGGAGGCCGCGATCTGCTGGGAACCGCGGTGCGCTTCGGGTACGGCTCCACGGAGGCGTTCAACCGCGCGTTCCGGGCCGTGCACGGCATCAGCCCGGGCGATGCCCGGCGAGACGGTGGCCCCCTTCGTACACAACCACAGCTCAGGTTCCGCCTGACCGTAGAAGGGAACACCACGATGGAGACTCGCATCGCAGATCGACCGGCCTTCCGGCTCGTCGGCCATACCGCCCGCGTACCGCTCATTCACCAGGGCCCCAACCCGCACATCCAAGCCCACATCGCCTCGATACCCGAAGCGGAGCACGCTCGCCTCAAGGCCCTGAGCGATACCGAACCGGCGGGGCTGCTGCAGGTCAGTGCCGACGTCGACCCCGACAGCACCGAGGGCAGCGAGTTGACCTACCTGCACGGCGTCGCCGTCGGCGAAGCCGCACCCGTGCCCGACGATCTCGACGCGATCGAGGTGCCGGCCGGCACCTGGGCGGTGTTCCGCACGGCGGGCCCCTACCCGGCGGCCCTCCAGTCGACGTGGGCGGCGACGGCGTCGGAGTGGTTCCCCTCCAACCCCTGGCAGCTGAGGCCCGGCCCGTCGATCGTGGCCATCCTCGACCGCGCCGCTGACTTCAGCACGGCGACCACCGAGCTGTGGCTGCCGGTGGAACGCGCCTGACGCGTGCGCGACCGGACTGGT
The sequence above is a segment of the Agromyces hippuratus genome. Coding sequences within it:
- a CDS encoding glycosyltransferase, giving the protein MATVVFCPVTFNLAETTRMIQVAQALDPAHRVVFMGYETDFVDLIRDAGFDYRACEPAWTRAERDQAIAFDQGRSFRSPFTPALVGARVELERRLIRELDAAAVVTGSNLTSFISARAEGVPLFYPVPFPLTRPQVAQAKHLALVGGRGWIARAADRVATSVFRWIYNSAPLAPRAFTSVAKANGVPPLRTVSDLLTADRNLVTEMPWEMDGFELPDGFELVGPIFAHLESPMPDLVAELADAPEPLVYLGLGSSADRKLALDAARALGTLPINVVAPIRHYLEPGDAVPSNVHVTQLLPAHRLGGLVDAAVLHGGQGTVQTACATGVPFVGMGLQPEQTWHVRACERRGNAIAVSPKHVARPEFLAAVRRVLDDPGIRAAADDVREAYRGADGAAASARLIERAVALKG
- a CDS encoding peptidoglycan-binding domain-containing protein — encoded protein: MALAIAGLCAIAPATAATAYSGTSGKGCTAYQYSRGGYATCVGQIQRMLNGVQSAYSLGSALAVDNSFGPATESQVRKFQSWVHITSDGIVGRNTWNTLCSYAGQVNFAYASSSAAKRTAWQAAYDAGCYVEKPASGSPGYVTISKY
- a CDS encoding AraC family transcriptional regulator translates to MIAVLNRVVDLVEEHLTEEIDVAGLTAELGTTEYHVRRMFSSLAGMPLSEYIRRRRMTVAAADVLGGRDLLGTAVRFGYGSTEAFNRAFRAVHGISPGDARRDGGPLRTQPQLRFRLTVEGNTTMETRIADRPAFRLVGHTARVPLIHQGPNPHIQAHIASIPEAEHARLKALSDTEPAGLLQVSADVDPDSTEGSELTYLHGVAVGEAAPVPDDLDAIEVPAGTWAVFRTAGPYPAALQSTWAATASEWFPSNPWQLRPGPSIVAILDRAADFSTATTELWLPVERA